One window from the genome of Lentibacillus daqui encodes:
- a CDS encoding GNAT family N-acetyltransferase: protein MNLIIKNMDEDLARKILTWKYEPPYDFYNNEVNEEGMREFLAGTYRAITDDEGEVFGFLCTGKSAQIPVGNNYGVYKDNFVDIGLGMHPDYTGKGYGYDFMTFILKYIKENYTGVPMRLSVATFNKRAIHLYEQIGFVKQDKFKTDVADFITMVKRN from the coding sequence ATGAATTTAATCATTAAAAATATGGACGAAGATTTAGCAAGAAAGATTCTTACTTGGAAATATGAGCCCCCCTATGATTTTTATAACAATGAAGTAAACGAAGAGGGGATGAGAGAATTTCTCGCTGGTACATATCGGGCTATAACAGACGATGAGGGTGAGGTCTTTGGCTTCCTATGTACAGGGAAATCGGCCCAAATACCAGTTGGTAATAATTATGGTGTATATAAAGATAACTTTGTAGATATAGGTCTAGGTATGCACCCTGATTATACAGGTAAAGGATACGGCTATGACTTTATGACATTTATTCTTAAATATATAAAAGAAAACTACACGGGAGTTCCCATGAGGTTATCAGTCGCAACGTTTAATAAAAGAGCCATTCATTTATATGAACAAATCGGATTTGTAAAGCAAGACAAGTTCAAAACTGATGTTGCTGATTTTATTACTATGGTTAAAAGGAATTAG
- a CDS encoding FAD-binding oxidoreductase, with translation MNLMEELQQELAPDRVTKNETVLEQHSSDESYHTPHLPEVVVFPETAEEVSRVIKLANKYEQTVVPFGVASSLEGNVIPYESSIVVDFSLMNKVLEIRENDFLVKVQPGVTRSQLDKELKKYGMFFSVDPGADATLGGMAATNASGTTAVRYGIMRDQVRDMEVVLADGSIIHTGNLAAKSSSGYHLNGLFVGSEGTLGCFTELTLRVYGIPEYTMAARASFHSVDDAVEAVTAILQAGVPIARVELADAQSIKQMNWFSETEYQEVPTVFLEFHGNEAGLKQDVDFTREIVMDHNCQDIEFETDTAGRNRLWEARHNVAYAYIHGNPGKKQMVTDVCVPISELAGAIKDAREAVETSGLDGGIVGHVGDGNYHILLMVDVNDQTDIDKANIVNEHIVNYALARGGTCTGEHGVGIGKRKYAKKEHGASLEVMRAIKQALDPKGILNPGKVI, from the coding sequence ATGAATTTAATGGAAGAATTACAGCAGGAACTTGCACCGGATCGCGTGACGAAAAATGAAACCGTATTGGAACAGCATAGCAGTGATGAATCCTATCATACACCACATTTGCCTGAAGTTGTTGTTTTTCCGGAAACGGCCGAGGAAGTGAGTCGCGTTATTAAACTGGCAAACAAGTACGAGCAGACAGTTGTCCCATTTGGTGTTGCATCCAGCCTGGAAGGAAATGTTATTCCCTATGAATCGAGCATTGTTGTGGATTTTTCCTTGATGAACAAGGTTTTGGAAATAAGGGAAAATGACTTTCTTGTCAAAGTGCAGCCTGGTGTTACCCGTTCACAGCTTGATAAGGAACTAAAAAAGTATGGCATGTTTTTTTCTGTTGACCCTGGCGCTGATGCCACGCTTGGCGGGATGGCGGCAACAAATGCCAGTGGCACAACGGCTGTCCGATATGGGATTATGCGTGATCAGGTCCGCGATATGGAAGTGGTTCTCGCCGATGGATCGATCATTCATACAGGCAATCTGGCAGCGAAATCTTCATCTGGTTATCATTTAAATGGTCTTTTCGTTGGATCTGAAGGAACACTTGGCTGTTTTACCGAATTAACATTACGGGTTTATGGTATTCCGGAATATACGATGGCAGCCAGGGCTTCCTTTCACAGTGTTGATGATGCAGTAGAAGCGGTCACTGCCATTTTACAGGCAGGTGTACCGATTGCCCGGGTCGAACTGGCGGATGCCCAATCGATTAAACAAATGAACTGGTTTAGCGAGACTGAATATCAGGAAGTGCCAACCGTCTTTTTGGAATTTCACGGAAATGAAGCAGGGCTTAAGCAGGATGTCGATTTTACCCGGGAGATTGTGATGGATCATAACTGTCAGGATATTGAGTTTGAAACCGATACGGCGGGCAGAAACCGGTTGTGGGAAGCAAGACATAACGTTGCATACGCCTATATTCACGGCAATCCCGGCAAGAAACAAATGGTAACCGATGTTTGTGTGCCGATTTCAGAGCTTGCGGGGGCAATAAAAGATGCCCGTGAAGCAGTAGAAACATCGGGACTTGACGGTGGAATTGTCGGCCATGTCGGTGATGGTAATTACCACATCTTGTTAATGGTTGATGTAAATGATCAAACCGATATTGATAAAGCGAACATCGTAAACGAACATATTGTCAATTATGCCCTTGCTCGTGGTGGTACTTGTACAGGTGAACATGGTGTCGGGATCGGCAAACGAAAATATGCGAAAAAAGAACATGGCGCTTCATTGGAAGTCATGCGTGCGATTAAACAAGCACTCGATCCTAAAGGTATTTTGAATCCGGGGAAGGTTATATAA
- a CDS encoding spore coat protein: MESSERNRPKHLAWHETLEVHELVAFQSIGLMKLKHAIGEVSDDMLRNLYLQCIKDMENNLKELTQFYSLAPCETEEDEEDFRNLGDGFYAGDLLVLTKSCVKNYGASITEIATPVLRDTLNKHLQKAIETHGNVFAYMFERGEYPAYDLKKLLQNDLKNANKALKMEYK; the protein is encoded by the coding sequence ATGGAATCATCAGAGCGCAATCGGCCAAAGCATCTCGCTTGGCATGAAACACTGGAAGTACATGAACTTGTTGCCTTTCAATCAATTGGGTTAATGAAATTGAAACATGCGATAGGAGAAGTAAGTGATGACATGCTGCGGAATCTTTATCTGCAATGCATTAAGGATATGGAAAATAACTTGAAGGAACTGACTCAATTTTATTCCTTGGCACCTTGTGAAACAGAGGAAGATGAAGAGGATTTTCGCAATCTTGGGGACGGTTTTTATGCTGGCGACCTATTAGTATTAACAAAAAGTTGTGTCAAGAATTATGGTGCCTCCATCACTGAAATAGCTACCCCTGTGTTACGAGATACATTAAATAAACATTTGCAAAAAGCGATTGAAACACACGGGAATGTCTTTGCCTATATGTTTGAGAGGGGTGAATATCCGGCATATGATTTGAAAAAACTGTTGCAGAATGATTTAAAGAATGCAAATAAAGCCTTGAAAATGGAATATAAATAG
- a CDS encoding 3'-5' exonuclease produces MIFTSIDFETANAKRHSPCAVGIVVANEHEIIDEYYTLINPLMQFNSFNIEVHGITSRDVENQPTFAEIWPTLNEYLTDHLVIAHNASFDMSVIRNTLDYFNMPYPSMDYLCTANISRRVWPELMNHKLNTVAVHHGITFEHHHALEDARVAAKIFQQAVDQHGGLLDSLLAHCKMEKGRIFEHGYKTPRMKRSKQPRRINFSHM; encoded by the coding sequence ATGATATTTACGTCGATTGATTTTGAAACGGCGAATGCGAAACGGCATAGTCCGTGCGCGGTTGGGATTGTGGTTGCCAATGAACATGAGATTATCGATGAATACTATACGTTAATCAATCCGTTGATGCAATTTAATTCATTCAATATTGAAGTACATGGAATTACAAGTCGTGATGTTGAAAACCAGCCAACATTTGCGGAAATTTGGCCAACTCTAAACGAATACCTTACTGATCATCTGGTGATCGCCCATAATGCCAGTTTTGATATGAGCGTAATCCGTAATACGCTGGATTACTTTAACATGCCATATCCGTCAATGGATTATTTATGTACTGCAAATATTTCCAGAAGGGTATGGCCGGAACTAATGAATCATAAATTGAATACAGTCGCTGTTCATCACGGGATTACGTTTGAACATCACCACGCTTTGGAGGATGCTCGGGTCGCGGCAAAAATTTTTCAACAGGCAGTTGATCAGCATGGTGGTCTGCTGGACTCACTACTTGCCCACTGTAAAATGGAAAAAGGCCGGATTTTTGAGCATGGGTATAAGACACCGAGGATGAAACGATCCAAACAACCAAGACGAATTAATTTCTCACATATGTAA
- a CDS encoding methionine biosynthesis PLP-dependent protein, with protein MTKRSIETRLAQLGNNSDASTGAINPPIYLSTAYKHRGLNQSTGYDYTRTKNPTRYLLEEGIANLEAGDQGYACSSGMAAIQLVFSLFHSGDELIATEDIYGGTYRLLDHYADHYQIQTSYSDFTDLGQTESLITNNTKAILIETPTNPLMQEVDIKQIAKLAKKHQLLLIVDNTFLTPYLQRPLELGADIVIHSATKYIGGHNDVLAGLVAAKGNELCEQLATIHNASGAVLSPFDSWLLIRGLKTLSLRMEKHQQNARDIAHFLREQDEVVDVLYPGKGGMLSFRLQQSDWVDPFLQQLQLITFAESLGGVESFITYPATQTHADIPIEERVKRGVDDRLLRFSVGIEQADDLKQDLKQALSALVKEPQLG; from the coding sequence ATGACTAAGAGAAGTATTGAAACAAGATTAGCACAACTGGGAAACAACAGTGATGCGTCTACAGGGGCTATTAATCCGCCTATTTATCTGTCAACCGCCTATAAACATCGGGGGCTTAACCAGTCAACCGGGTATGATTACACCCGGACAAAAAATCCGACCCGCTATCTATTGGAAGAAGGTATCGCCAATCTGGAAGCGGGTGATCAGGGGTATGCCTGTAGTTCCGGAATGGCAGCAATTCAGCTAGTGTTTTCGCTGTTTCATTCCGGTGATGAACTCATTGCAACTGAAGATATCTATGGCGGTACATACCGGCTGCTCGATCATTATGCCGATCACTATCAGATTCAGACGTCTTATAGTGATTTTACCGACCTGGGCCAAACCGAGAGTCTCATCACGAACAACACGAAGGCGATTTTAATTGAAACACCGACCAATCCATTGATGCAGGAAGTTGATATCAAACAGATTGCCAAGCTAGCGAAAAAGCATCAGCTATTATTAATTGTGGACAATACATTTCTCACCCCGTACTTACAACGCCCATTGGAGCTGGGGGCAGATATTGTGATTCATAGTGCGACCAAATATATCGGCGGGCATAATGATGTGTTGGCCGGATTGGTGGCAGCAAAGGGTAACGAGCTTTGTGAACAATTAGCAACCATTCACAATGCCTCAGGGGCGGTGCTTTCCCCATTTGATTCATGGTTATTAATACGCGGGTTAAAAACTCTTTCGCTAAGGATGGAAAAACATCAGCAAAATGCCAGGGACATTGCTCATTTTTTACGCGAACAGGATGAAGTAGTGGATGTGCTTTACCCTGGTAAAGGTGGTATGCTATCGTTCCGTCTCCAACAAAGTGACTGGGTGGATCCTTTTTTACAGCAATTACAATTAATCACATTTGCCGAAAGTCTAGGAGGTGTGGAAAGTTTTATTACCTATCCGGCAACACAAACCCATGCCGACATACCGATTGAAGAGCGGGTGAAGCGAGGTGTAGACGATCGGTTATTACGTTTCTCTGTTGGGATTGAACAGGCAGATGACTTAAAGCAGGATTTAAAACAAGCATTATCCGCTTTAGTCAAAGAACCGCAACTTGGATAA
- a CDS encoding aliphatic sulfonate ABC transporter substrate-binding protein, translating into MRKTLTVFVIGAFLLLLSACGGNSSASGSSGDKQKIVIGYFPNLNHAPAMVAIEKQLYEKQLGDDVDVEYQTFPDGGEFMTALAAGEIQGGLVGPGPAMNNYISGVDVEVVAGSSTGGTVVLSRKDSGIKTVDDIKDATFITPGIGCTHDVQYETYMKEAGITSNRTGGQMKHVTGKPAQYTTMFEKGEVDIAAAPEPWGSMLELKEEANVLLDFDEVSFGETLPAAVFVTSSELKEENPELVQKMVDAHKASIDYINEHQDEAIDITIQSIDDITGQKMERDVMESAWKRTNFVYDVDEDTIQEFGDSSFDLQFLKEQPDFSAFVDKSFIEE; encoded by the coding sequence ATGAGAAAGACGTTAACTGTTTTCGTCATTGGGGCGTTTTTATTGTTATTAAGTGCATGCGGCGGCAATTCCTCTGCATCTGGATCTTCTGGTGATAAACAGAAAATTGTCATCGGTTATTTTCCAAACTTAAATCACGCACCGGCAATGGTTGCTATTGAAAAACAGCTATATGAAAAACAACTTGGTGATGATGTGGATGTAGAATACCAGACATTTCCGGATGGTGGAGAATTTATGACCGCACTGGCAGCCGGGGAAATCCAAGGCGGGCTTGTTGGACCGGGACCGGCAATGAATAATTACATTTCCGGAGTGGACGTCGAGGTAGTTGCAGGTTCATCGACTGGTGGAACCGTCGTTTTATCCCGAAAAGACAGTGGCATCAAGACCGTAGATGATATTAAGGACGCTACATTTATTACTCCGGGTATAGGTTGTACACATGATGTCCAGTATGAAACCTATATGAAGGAAGCGGGGATTACCTCAAACCGAACTGGCGGCCAGATGAAACATGTTACTGGCAAACCAGCCCAATATACGACGATGTTTGAGAAAGGGGAAGTTGACATTGCCGCAGCTCCGGAACCATGGGGATCAATGTTGGAACTGAAGGAAGAGGCAAATGTTCTACTTGATTTCGATGAAGTATCGTTTGGAGAAACATTACCGGCCGCAGTGTTTGTAACTAGTTCTGAATTGAAAGAAGAAAATCCGGAATTGGTACAAAAAATGGTTGATGCCCATAAAGCTTCTATTGATTATATTAATGAGCATCAGGACGAAGCGATTGATATAACCATTCAAAGTATTGATGACATTACCGGACAAAAAATGGAACGTGATGTGATGGAAAGCGCCTGGAAACGCACGAATTTCGTGTATGACGTTGATGAAGATACGATTCAGGAATTTGGGGATTCTTCCTTCGATTTGCAGTTTCTTAAGGAACAACCGGATTTTAGTGCCTTCGTTGACAAGAGTTTTATTGAAGAGTAA
- a CDS encoding ABC transporter permease → MPVVFKRIIFFVLLLFIWQGIVLLGIWPESMIPSPLSVFNAIYSGLLDMTLVYDLLASFRHLFIGLIISILIGAGLGFLLATVRTADETLGTMILALQSVPSIVWVPLAIIWFGFGETSIIFVVVIGGTFVMTMNMRTGVKNVSPIYLQAARTMGSSGFDLFLKVVVPASIPHAVTGVRLAWAFSWRALMAAELLSTGPGLGYTLSYASDFNNMSLVIGIIIIIGIIGSVADQLLFQRIENKVLKRWGLEKAA, encoded by the coding sequence ATGCCGGTAGTTTTTAAACGAATCATCTTTTTTGTTCTACTCCTTTTCATTTGGCAGGGAATTGTCCTTCTTGGCATTTGGCCTGAATCGATGATACCAAGTCCGCTTTCTGTATTCAATGCTATCTATTCAGGATTACTAGATATGACGCTTGTCTATGATTTATTGGCAAGTTTTCGGCATTTATTCATCGGCCTGATCATCTCGATTCTAATCGGCGCCGGGCTTGGATTCCTGCTTGCAACAGTGAGAACAGCAGATGAAACCCTAGGCACGATGATTTTGGCGCTCCAAAGTGTTCCTAGTATTGTCTGGGTACCGCTTGCGATTATCTGGTTTGGCTTTGGGGAGACATCGATTATTTTTGTCGTTGTTATTGGTGGAACCTTTGTGATGACGATGAATATGCGAACTGGTGTAAAAAACGTATCGCCCATCTATTTACAAGCAGCACGAACGATGGGATCAAGTGGCTTCGATTTATTTTTAAAAGTTGTTGTACCAGCATCGATCCCGCATGCCGTAACCGGTGTTCGCCTGGCCTGGGCATTCAGCTGGCGGGCATTAATGGCAGCCGAACTATTAAGTACTGGTCCCGGATTGGGATATACCCTTTCCTACGCATCTGATTTCAATAATATGAGTTTGGTTATTGGTATTATCATTATTATTGGCATCATTGGCTCAGTAGCGGATCAGCTGCTATTTCAGCGGATTGAAAACAAAGTACTAAAACGATGGGGGTTGGAAAAAGCAGCATAA
- a CDS encoding ABC transporter ATP-binding protein — protein MELHVDGVSKQFQKKQNEPLLVLNNIQLTINEGEFVSLLGPSGCGKSTLLSLIAGLQTPTSGSIFLDKNNIIGPDPNRGMVFQEAALFPWLSVKENVMFPLRKKFAKQEQSQIANKYLQMVQLSKFPDHYPHELSGGMQQRVAIARVLAMNPQILLMDEPFAALDEQTRSVLQDEVEKIWLETKKTVIFVTHSIREAIKLSDRVLVMGARPGRMIEDFQIKLDRPRRQEDMAKWEKKIMRILKTEIDQVIREELDYAGSF, from the coding sequence GTGGAATTACATGTCGATGGGGTATCCAAACAATTTCAAAAAAAACAAAATGAACCATTACTTGTATTAAACAATATTCAACTGACCATCAATGAAGGAGAATTTGTCTCTTTACTCGGACCGTCCGGGTGTGGCAAGTCGACATTGTTGTCATTGATCGCCGGACTGCAAACACCTACATCAGGGTCGATTTTCCTGGATAAGAACAATATTATTGGACCAGATCCGAATCGGGGGATGGTGTTTCAGGAGGCAGCTTTATTTCCCTGGCTAAGTGTCAAAGAGAATGTCATGTTCCCGTTACGAAAAAAATTCGCTAAACAGGAGCAATCGCAAATCGCGAATAAATATTTGCAAATGGTACAGCTCAGCAAATTTCCCGATCATTATCCACACGAACTTTCTGGCGGAATGCAGCAGCGTGTGGCGATTGCCAGAGTATTGGCCATGAATCCGCAAATTTTGTTAATGGATGAACCGTTCGCTGCATTGGATGAGCAAACGAGAAGTGTCTTGCAAGACGAGGTCGAAAAAATTTGGCTGGAAACGAAAAAAACGGTTATTTTTGTGACCCATAGTATCCGGGAAGCGATTAAACTGTCTGACCGGGTGCTGGTGATGGGAGCAAGACCGGGAAGGATGATTGAAGACTTTCAGATCAAGCTTGACCGCCCGAGACGACAGGAGGATATGGCGAAATGGGAAAAGAAAATCATGAGGATTTTGAAGACTGAAATTGACCAGGTCATACGGGAGGAACTTGATTATGCCGGTAGTTTTTAA
- the cysK gene encoding cysteine synthase A, protein MKIAQDMTQLIGDTPVVKLNKIVPEDAADVYVKLEQFNPSKSVKDRAAYNMIKVAEDKGTLKPGATIIEPTSGNTGIGLAMNAAAKGYKAIMVMPDNSTAERKNILKAYGAEVVLTPSEEKMPGCIKKALELQKEIPGSFIPQQFENEANADIHRTTTALEIYEQMNGKLDAFVCTAGTGGTITGTGEVLKEKIPGLTITVAEPKGSPVLSGGKPGKHKLVGTSPGFVPNILNTDIYDEIMQIEDEDAVNMYRQLPQQEGIFIGLSGSAAVYAAIEVAKRLGNGKKVLSMAPDSGERYLSMDLI, encoded by the coding sequence ATGAAAATCGCACAGGATATGACACAATTAATTGGGGATACACCCGTTGTGAAATTAAATAAAATTGTTCCTGAGGATGCAGCAGATGTCTACGTGAAATTGGAACAGTTTAACCCAAGTAAAAGCGTTAAGGACCGGGCAGCGTATAATATGATTAAAGTTGCGGAGGATAAAGGTACCCTGAAGCCTGGAGCAACCATTATTGAACCAACCAGTGGCAACACGGGAATCGGCCTGGCCATGAATGCCGCGGCAAAAGGATATAAGGCCATTATGGTTATGCCGGATAACAGTACCGCAGAGCGAAAAAATATCTTGAAAGCGTACGGAGCCGAGGTAGTCCTCACCCCTAGCGAAGAAAAGATGCCCGGTTGCATTAAAAAGGCTCTGGAACTACAAAAGGAAATTCCGGGAAGCTTTATTCCACAGCAATTTGAAAATGAAGCAAACGCCGATATTCACCGGACAACTACAGCGCTGGAAATTTACGAACAAATGAATGGCAAACTCGATGCATTTGTTTGTACAGCAGGAACCGGTGGAACAATTACCGGTACCGGGGAAGTTTTGAAAGAAAAAATTCCCGGGCTGACAATCACTGTTGCAGAACCTAAGGGATCCCCTGTCCTGTCGGGTGGCAAACCAGGCAAACATAAACTGGTTGGCACAAGCCCCGGATTTGTGCCGAATATCTTAAACACCGACATCTATGACGAAATTATGCAAATCGAGGACGAAGATGCCGTTAACATGTACCGTCAATTACCGCAACAGGAAGGGATTTTTATCGGTCTGTCCGGATCTGCTGCGGTGTATGCAGCCATTGAAGTTGCCAAACGATTAGGCAATGGAAAAAAAGTACTATCCATGGCGCCTGACAGCGGTGAACGTTACCTGAGCATGGACTTGATTTAA
- a CDS encoding homocysteine S-methyltransferase family protein, giving the protein MTKRSLEQRLKEGTVIAGEGYLFELERRGYLQAGSFVPEVALDNPEALKQAYRDFMNAGSDVVLAFTYNAHREKMRIIGKEDLLEPLNRSAIRLAKEVAKEHPVEEALVAGNISNTNIFDPKNPESKELVRSMFAEMVTWCKQEGVDFINGETFYYYEEALIALEEITKQGLPAVITFGLMGENILRDGYTVEEACKLLSEKGALVVGMNCFRGPNTMQPYLANIRHNVDGYVGGLPIPYRTTDEHPTFFNLPDGGCSCHLPLETTFPTALDPLYHNRYELAEWAKEAKSIGINYIGLCCGASPAMLRAVAEAAGVETVNSKYSPNMEKHFLFGNDETLKKHNLDYRLKA; this is encoded by the coding sequence ATGACGAAGCGTAGTTTGGAACAACGGTTAAAAGAAGGTACGGTTATTGCCGGGGAAGGATATTTATTTGAACTGGAGCGCAGGGGATATCTGCAGGCGGGCTCGTTCGTTCCAGAAGTCGCACTGGATAATCCAGAGGCATTAAAACAAGCTTACCGCGATTTTATGAATGCGGGATCAGATGTGGTACTGGCTTTTACATATAATGCCCACCGTGAGAAAATGCGCATTATAGGTAAAGAAGATTTGTTGGAGCCATTAAACCGGAGTGCTATCCGTCTGGCAAAAGAGGTCGCCAAGGAACATCCGGTTGAAGAGGCGCTTGTCGCCGGAAATATTTCCAACACGAATATCTTTGACCCGAAAAATCCCGAGTCAAAGGAACTAGTCCGCAGCATGTTTGCGGAAATGGTAACTTGGTGCAAACAAGAAGGAGTTGACTTCATTAATGGTGAAACATTTTATTATTACGAGGAAGCACTGATTGCATTGGAAGAAATCACTAAACAGGGCTTACCGGCTGTTATCACCTTTGGATTAATGGGCGAAAATATCTTGCGGGATGGCTACACGGTGGAAGAGGCCTGCAAACTTCTTTCCGAAAAAGGTGCACTCGTCGTTGGGATGAATTGTTTCCGTGGACCAAATACGATGCAGCCATACCTTGCCAACATCCGTCATAACGTTGATGGATATGTTGGAGGACTACCAATCCCATACCGGACGACTGATGAACATCCGACCTTCTTTAACTTGCCAGATGGTGGGTGCAGTTGCCACTTACCATTAGAAACAACTTTCCCAACAGCACTTGACCCGCTCTATCATAATCGATATGAACTGGCGGAATGGGCCAAAGAGGCAAAAAGCATCGGCATCAATTATATTGGTTTATGCTGTGGAGCTTCTCCTGCCATGTTGCGGGCAGTAGCGGAGGCAGCTGGCGTGGAAACCGTTAATTCCAAGTACTCCCCTAATATGGAAAAACACTTTTTATTTGGGAATGATGAGACATTGAAGAAGCATAATTTGGATTATCGGTTAAAAGCTTAA
- a CDS encoding glutamate-5-semialdehyde dehydrogenase — translation MNEVRQKGQSAKKASFALTGTTTEERNQALELIADQLLGEKSVILVENERDIEQGKEKGLSDAILDRIMLNEARVNDMAQAIRQLVLQKDPLGETLEIIEKENGLQLQKKSVPIGVVGMIYEARPNVTVDAATLALKTGNAVILRGSSSAKFSNQALVAVIRHALANSALPVDAVQLIEDTSRETAKELFHLNDYLDVLIPRGGKNLIDTVVRESTVPVIETGAGNCHIYIDEAADPKMAEAIVLNAKLQRPSVCNAIESLIIHEKWLKQNGVSLLEKLAENGVEIHGDEAVCAAFSQAKPATEEDWYTEYLGLCISVNQVDSCTAAIEHINHYGTKHSEAIITEDNEHAKQFLQLVDAAAVYHNASTRFTDGAEFGYGAEIGISTQKLHARGPMGLRALTSSKFYIYGNGQVRK, via the coding sequence GTGAATGAGGTTAGGCAAAAAGGGCAATCTGCCAAAAAAGCAAGTTTTGCATTGACAGGTACAACGACTGAAGAACGGAATCAAGCGTTGGAATTAATTGCCGATCAGCTTTTGGGTGAAAAGTCGGTCATCCTGGTGGAAAATGAACGAGATATTGAACAAGGGAAAGAAAAAGGGTTGTCTGATGCCATTCTTGATCGAATCATGCTAAATGAAGCCAGAGTAAACGATATGGCACAGGCCATCCGGCAATTAGTGTTACAAAAAGATCCGCTTGGAGAAACGCTGGAGATCATTGAAAAAGAAAACGGTCTGCAACTGCAAAAGAAATCCGTTCCGATCGGTGTCGTCGGGATGATTTATGAAGCAAGACCAAATGTAACGGTCGATGCCGCAACCCTGGCGTTAAAAACCGGAAATGCTGTCATTCTAAGAGGAAGTTCTTCCGCTAAATTTTCCAATCAGGCACTTGTTGCAGTCATTCGCCATGCGCTTGCCAACAGTGCTTTGCCCGTTGATGCGGTACAGTTAATTGAGGACACAAGCAGGGAAACAGCCAAAGAATTGTTCCATTTAAATGATTACCTGGATGTGCTAATCCCTCGCGGCGGTAAGAATTTAATTGATACCGTTGTACGTGAATCCACTGTACCAGTCATCGAAACTGGTGCTGGTAACTGTCATATTTATATTGACGAAGCAGCTGACCCTAAGATGGCTGAAGCGATTGTCTTAAATGCCAAGCTACAACGCCCATCCGTTTGTAACGCGATTGAATCACTAATCATTCATGAAAAGTGGCTGAAGCAAAACGGTGTAAGCCTGTTAGAAAAGCTGGCTGAAAATGGTGTGGAGATCCATGGGGATGAAGCGGTATGTGCAGCCTTTTCCCAAGCAAAACCGGCAACTGAAGAAGACTGGTATACGGAATATCTTGGCCTTTGTATCAGTGTGAACCAGGTTGACTCATGTACAGCAGCGATTGAGCATATTAATCATTATGGCACGAAACATTCGGAGGCGATCATTACGGAAGATAACGAGCATGCCAAGCAATTTTTACAGCTGGTTGATGCAGCTGCTGTTTATCATAATGCCTCGACCAGATTTACCGATGGTGCTGAATTTGGCTATGGAGCGGAGATCGGTATTAGCACACAAAAGCTGCATGCGCGTGGACCAATGGGATTGCGTGCATTGACATCAAGTAAATTTTATATTTATGGGAATGGACAGGTGCGAAAATAA